One segment of Anomalospiza imberbis isolate Cuckoo-Finch-1a 21T00152 chromosome 2, ASM3175350v1, whole genome shotgun sequence DNA contains the following:
- the ALOX5AP gene encoding arachidonate 5-lipoxygenase-activating protein, with product MDQETLGSIVLLAIVTLISVVQNAFFANKVEHESRHYNGKVLQRQGASSFDRVYTANQNCGHAYPTFLAVLWCAGLLCSQAPAAFAGLMYLFVRQKYFVGYLGERTQSTPGYLFGKRIILFLFLMSVAGILNYYLVFFFGSDFEIHIKTITGAISPLLLIP from the exons ATGGACCAGGAGACCCTGGGAAGCATTGTCCTGCTTGCCATCGTCACTCTGATCAGTGTTGTCCAGAATG ctttttttGCTAATAAAGTGGAACATGAAAGCAGACACTACAACGGGAAAGTGTTGCAGCGGCAGGGAGCCTCCTCCTTCGACCGTGTCTACACTGCCAA TCAGAACTGTGGACATGCATACCCTACGTTTCTCGCCGTGCTTTGGTGTGCTGGCCTTCTCTGCAGCCAAG ctcctgctgcctttgctggCCTGATGTACTTGTTTGTGAGGCAAAAGTACTTTGTGGGCTACCTCGGGGAGAGGACTCAGAG CACTCCTGGTTACTTGTTTGGAAAGCGCATcattttgtttttgttcctCATGTCTGTGGCTGGAATACTCAACTACTATCTCGTCTTCTTTTTCGGAAGTGACTTCGAGATACACATTAAGACAATAACTGGCGCGATCTCTCCACTGCTGCTCATACCCTAA